The DNA sequence CTGCTTCTTCCTGAGCTGCAAGAATTCTCTGTTCATCGTCAATGCTAACTTTGAATTCCTCAAGATGCTTATGTTCTTGTTCAAGTGATGCCATAAGCTTATCTTTTTCAGATTTTTGGTCATCTAGTGAAGCCTTCAAATGATCGAGATCTTTCTTTTGAGCAACAAGCTTTTCTTTCTTATTCTTCTCTTCGGATTTTTTGTTTTCAACAGATTTTTTCTTGCTTTGAAGTTTTTTCTTATCTGCCTCAAGTTCTTCCATGATCGTTTTATCTTGATCCATAATTGTGCCAACAGCGGTTGAGCGGCTTATGAAGTCTCCAATATCTTGGGAGCCCATGAGAACTTCAAGATATTTGATCGTTCCGCCACTTTCCTGAATGGACTTCATACGATCTTTAAGAATTTCTTCACGTTTTTTAATTTTATCTTTCAGTACTTCGATTTCATCATGCAGCTTGCGAATTTCTGTTTCAAGTTTCTTAATCTGTTCATTCGTTTTAGTAATAGACTTTTTCTTATCATTAATCTTCTTAAAAGTCTTTCCGAGTTCTTCTTCCAACTCACTCAGTTGTTTTTCCACCGTTTCCTGCTTACTTTCATTTTCATTCAGCTTTGCTTCAGTGTCTTTCTTATTGCCAGAAAGATTCGCTTTCTGTTCTCTAATGTTGCTTTTCTTCTTGTTCAGATCATCAATTTCTTTCTGAACATCACTAGCGGATTTTGCTGAAACCGTATGAATCTCAGCTGTTGTTCCAACTCCGATTAGAAGCGCTGGAATGAGCAGGCAGGCACTAAGTTTATTTTTCAATTCCGTATGCTCCTCTCTTCAGCATAATTTGCGATATTGTTTGATTTGTATTGTATGAGGTTATATTTTAAGGAACTTCCGTATACTCATGACACTGCCCCAAACACCAATCAAGACGCCAAGCAATATTACGATAATGGATAGCTCAAATGCGAACGGGTTATATGGAAGCAGATCCATGAATGAATAACTGATTTTCCCTTTGACGTAATGATCAAGATAATAATAGCCTGATAGAATCAGGATAATCGGGACAACTGAACCGAGCAGTCCGAGGAGCATGCCTTCAATGAAAAATGGCCAACGGATAAATCCATTTGTCGCACCAACCAGTTTCATGATGCCAATCTCTTTGCTTCGTGCCATAATTGTCAGTTTGATTGTATTTGAAATCAGGAAAATCGCCGTGAACAGCAAGCCAAC is a window from the Aciduricibacillus chroicocephali genome containing:
- a CDS encoding murein hydrolase activator EnvC family protein gives rise to the protein MKNKLSACLLIPALLIGVGTTAEIHTVSAKSASDVQKEIDDLNKKKSNIREQKANLSGNKKDTEAKLNENESKQETVEKQLSELEEELGKTFKKINDKKKSITKTNEQIKKLETEIRKLHDEIEVLKDKIKKREEILKDRMKSIQESGGTIKYLEVLMGSQDIGDFISRSTAVGTIMDQDKTIMEELEADKKKLQSKKKSVENKKSEEKNKKEKLVAQKKDLDHLKASLDDQKSEKDKLMASLEQEHKHLEEFKVSIDDEQRILAAQEEAVHKAISLAEGKKGEIERQAREAEEQAARSSQHQTSASTSSSSGTSSYSGSVPSTGGSAKFSWPASGALSSGYGHRWGTLHAGLDIANVIGTPVKAAAPGVVISTNTPNDGQMNGYGNVVLIAHSMGGTTYTTLYAHMSKISVSAGQHVDTGDLVGAIGNTGQSTGPHLHFEVHHGGWNAAKSNSIDPATVLP